The Halomonas sp. KG2 genome contains a region encoding:
- the flgK gene encoding flagellar hook-associated protein FlgK, translated as MSMFSIGLSGLNVAQNALNTTSNNISNVYTPGYNRELAQLGQGAVGGGVKINGIERQFNTYVSSQLNSAKTQSSALATYHNQITQIDNLLADREAGLSPLMQSFFSSLEDLASAPADPAARQGVVGSANTLSAQFRSFDGYLQDMQSNINSQIKDEVFQINNTTEQIAGLNREIALARARSGEAPNSLLNQRDHLVSELNERMDMRLNIQDGKSYNLSLPNGQPLVTGTSAFKLETVQSEADPQRTVVAYRDGEGGVTQLEESAIKGGALGGLMTFRSETLDKTQNQIGQLAVSLSLAFNEQHKQGVDLDGEQGGDFFAVYSPQAFSHANNSGTAVVESAEFDSDTIDQLRATDYTVRFEDGAPTVTRNDNGATVDDIDWNAGTGALTFGGVALTISGTPNDGDRFEVQPVRRGASDMDVTINELDRIAAGKPANPEDDPTDWVATGAGDNRNALALQDLQQKAIVGGSASVSGAYGVIVSDVGNRANIVQVNLDARQGLTDQLEAVQQSESGVNLDEEAANLIRYQRYYQANARVIDTAGAILDTILNLRN; from the coding sequence ATGAGCATGTTTTCAATCGGCTTAAGCGGCCTTAATGTGGCGCAGAATGCCCTCAATACCACCAGCAACAATATTAGTAACGTTTATACGCCTGGGTATAATCGTGAGCTGGCTCAGCTTGGCCAAGGGGCTGTAGGCGGTGGCGTTAAGATCAACGGTATCGAGCGCCAGTTTAATACGTATGTCTCGAGCCAGCTTAACAGCGCCAAGACCCAATCAAGCGCACTGGCGACTTATCACAACCAAATCACCCAAATTGATAACTTGCTTGCGGATCGAGAAGCGGGCTTATCGCCATTAATGCAGTCGTTTTTCTCCTCTTTGGAAGATTTGGCCAGTGCGCCAGCAGATCCTGCTGCACGCCAAGGCGTTGTTGGCTCGGCCAATACCCTCAGCGCTCAATTCCGCTCCTTTGATGGTTATCTGCAAGACATGCAGAGCAACATCAATAGTCAAATCAAAGATGAAGTTTTTCAGATAAATAACACGACCGAGCAAATTGCCGGTCTGAATCGCGAAATTGCGCTTGCCCGTGCGCGTAGCGGTGAAGCACCGAATAGCCTGTTGAACCAGCGCGATCATTTGGTTTCTGAGCTCAATGAGCGCATGGATATGCGCTTAAATATCCAGGATGGGAAAAGCTATAACCTCAGTTTGCCGAATGGTCAGCCGTTAGTGACGGGTACCAGCGCGTTTAAGCTTGAAACTGTGCAATCAGAAGCTGATCCACAGCGTACAGTGGTGGCTTATCGTGATGGTGAAGGTGGCGTAACTCAGTTAGAAGAGTCAGCGATTAAAGGCGGCGCGCTGGGTGGTCTGATGACATTCCGTTCAGAAACGCTGGATAAAACTCAGAACCAAATTGGCCAACTGGCGGTTTCTCTATCATTGGCGTTTAACGAGCAGCACAAGCAGGGTGTCGACCTGGATGGTGAGCAAGGTGGCGATTTTTTTGCCGTGTACTCGCCCCAAGCGTTTAGTCATGCGAATAACAGCGGCACCGCCGTCGTTGAATCTGCCGAATTTGATAGTGACACGATTGATCAGCTTCGCGCGACGGACTACACCGTTCGCTTTGAAGATGGAGCTCCCACCGTTACGCGTAACGATAACGGAGCAACAGTAGACGATATTGACTGGAACGCGGGAACCGGTGCGCTGACGTTTGGTGGTGTAGCGCTCACGATTAGCGGCACGCCTAACGATGGTGACCGTTTTGAAGTGCAGCCGGTGCGGCGTGGCGCAAGCGATATGGATGTCACCATCAATGAGCTAGACCGTATCGCCGCTGGCAAGCCAGCCAATCCTGAAGACGACCCCACCGACTGGGTAGCGACTGGCGCGGGCGATAACCGCAATGCCTTAGCGTTACAGGACTTACAACAAAAAGCCATCGTGGGTGGTAGCGCATCGGTGAGTGGCGCGTATGGTGTCATTGTTAGCGATGTGGGCAACCGTGCCAATATTGTCCAGGTGAATTTAGATGCTCGACAAGGGTTAACCGATCAACTGGAAGCGGTTCAGCAATCAGAGTCGGGTGTTAATCTTGATGAAGAAGCGGCTAACCTGATTCGCTATCAGCGATATTACCAAGCGAATGCGCGCGTGATTGATACCGCAGGTGCCATTCTGGATACCATCTTGAATCTACGGAACTAA
- the flgL gene encoding flagellar hook-associated protein FlgL, whose product MRISTVTMFEQSTASINRQQSDFLKVSQQIASGRRVVNPSDDPQAASRAVGVDQSRAMNQQFADARVSARNSLSQTESILNSVSDAVTSAKTLLIQASSDTLSDVDRESIASELKGIYETMLGQANATDGNGRYLFGGYKDNAPPFVKSADGNVEYNGDNSSRQQRVDSSRLMPVAENGATIFQGVPSGAGYIAEASTENRGGVTFKGPQLTDVNAPGYGDSYRVVFSEDAALDSGISYQVQRFSDGAWQEDAADLVASGEYVGDGQQLSFAGINVTLTGSAEPDDEILIAQAGSEQRGADLFRTMEAAISVLDTPAQSTAEKAALRNTLNTSMRDLDNALDNVLSVRASAGARLNELEVIDAVGSNRKLNYEQTLSDLVDLNYVEAISEYSLRQVGLQAAQKAFVDIKGMSLFDYM is encoded by the coding sequence ATGCGTATTAGTACGGTCACTATGTTTGAGCAGAGCACGGCTTCTATTAACCGGCAGCAAAGCGATTTCTTGAAAGTTAGCCAGCAAATTGCCAGTGGCCGTCGCGTGGTTAATCCTTCCGATGATCCGCAGGCAGCATCACGTGCTGTCGGCGTTGATCAATCCAGAGCGATGAATCAGCAGTTTGCAGACGCTCGGGTTTCGGCACGCAATTCACTGTCGCAAACTGAGAGCATTCTTAACAGTGTCAGTGATGCAGTGACTAGTGCTAAAACGCTGCTGATTCAAGCCTCTAGCGATACGCTGAGCGATGTGGACCGTGAGTCCATTGCCAGCGAGCTAAAAGGCATTTATGAAACGATGCTGGGGCAGGCGAATGCCACTGATGGCAATGGTCGCTACTTATTCGGCGGCTATAAAGATAATGCTCCGCCGTTTGTTAAATCGGCAGACGGCAACGTGGAATATAACGGTGATAACAGTTCACGCCAGCAGCGTGTCGATTCTTCGCGTTTGATGCCGGTTGCTGAAAATGGTGCCACGATTTTTCAGGGCGTCCCTAGCGGTGCTGGCTATATCGCTGAAGCCAGTACAGAAAACCGCGGGGGTGTTACCTTCAAGGGGCCTCAACTGACCGATGTTAACGCTCCAGGCTATGGCGACAGCTACCGTGTCGTGTTCAGTGAAGATGCAGCTCTAGATAGCGGCATCAGCTATCAAGTGCAACGTTTTAGCGACGGCGCCTGGCAGGAAGACGCTGCTGATTTGGTGGCCAGTGGCGAATATGTTGGCGACGGCCAGCAGCTTAGTTTTGCTGGGATTAATGTCACACTTACCGGCAGCGCCGAGCCCGATGATGAAATCCTAATTGCCCAGGCGGGCAGCGAGCAGCGTGGTGCGGATCTGTTTCGCACCATGGAAGCAGCAATTAGCGTACTAGACACGCCAGCCCAAAGCACCGCGGAAAAGGCTGCGTTACGCAATACGCTTAATACGTCGATGCGTGATCTTGATAATGCGCTCGATAACGTGCTTTCCGTTCGTGCTTCTGCGGGTGCTCGGCTGAATGAGCTGGAAGTGATTGATGCGGTAGGCAGCAACCGAAAGCTTAACTATGAGCAAACCCTGTCTGACTTGGTCGATTTGAATTACGTCGAAGCGATTTCTGAATATAGCTTGCGCCAAGTGGGTCTTCAGGCTGCTCAGAAAGCATTCGTCGATATTAAAGGCATGTCGTTGTTCGACTATATGTAA
- the fliR gene encoding flagellar biosynthetic protein FliR → MVEVTFAQLQAWLVAFFWPFARITAFMAASPLWGHSSVPNQAKVALAAIIAIVIAPILPAMPDVPIMSWASVGILVEQLLIGVAIGLVMHIVFAVVQAAGEFIGLQMGLAFASFFDMSSGTNIMVLSRILYMITLLMFLAMNGHLMVLETLIMSFETLPIGIGALNPNAFELLARYAGTIFASGMLLALPLVGSLLIINLALGILNRSAPQLTVFNIGFPTSLTVGLILLMVLMTDIGRFLQQLFSQGLAFMQSLIETMAPLG, encoded by the coding sequence ATGGTGGAGGTGACGTTTGCCCAGCTCCAGGCGTGGTTAGTGGCTTTCTTTTGGCCATTTGCACGTATTACTGCCTTTATGGCGGCCTCGCCTCTCTGGGGCCACTCCAGCGTTCCGAATCAAGCCAAGGTGGCGCTGGCGGCTATCATTGCCATTGTGATTGCCCCGATATTGCCTGCCATGCCTGATGTGCCCATCATGTCGTGGGCAAGCGTAGGTATCCTGGTTGAGCAACTGCTGATAGGCGTTGCGATTGGCTTAGTCATGCATATTGTTTTCGCCGTGGTGCAGGCAGCTGGTGAGTTTATCGGCTTGCAGATGGGCTTGGCGTTTGCCAGCTTTTTCGATATGTCGAGCGGCACCAATATCATGGTGCTATCACGTATTCTTTATATGATTACGCTGTTGATGTTTCTTGCCATGAATGGCCACCTGATGGTGTTAGAAACGTTGATCATGAGCTTTGAAACACTACCCATCGGCATTGGTGCCTTAAACCCAAATGCGTTTGAGCTGCTGGCGCGCTATGCAGGAACTATTTTTGCTTCCGGAATGCTGCTTGCGCTACCGCTGGTCGGTTCACTGTTGATCATTAACTTAGCGCTCGGCATTCTCAACCGCTCAGCGCCGCAGCTAACGGTATTCAATATCGGTTTTCCAACCTCATTAACCGTTGGGCTTATCCTGCTGATGGTATTAATGACAGATATCGGCCGCTTTTTACAGCAGCTCTTTAGCCAGGGGCTGGCCTTTATGCAGAGCTTGATCGAGACCATGGCGCCGTTAGGCTAG
- the fliQ gene encoding flagellar biosynthesis protein FliQ produces MTPEMVMSIAYQGMRVTLFLAGPMLLAALFTGLIISLFQAATQINEMTLTFIPKILAVFAVLVLAGPWLIGLITDFTHRLFTNIPSMVM; encoded by the coding sequence ATGACCCCGGAAATGGTGATGAGCATTGCTTACCAAGGCATGCGGGTAACGCTTTTTCTTGCAGGCCCTATGCTGCTGGCCGCCCTTTTCACCGGCCTTATCATTAGCTTGTTCCAGGCAGCGACCCAAATTAATGAAATGACGCTGACCTTCATTCCCAAAATATTAGCCGTCTTTGCCGTCTTGGTACTTGCTGGCCCCTGGCTAATTGGTTTGATCACCGACTTCACGCATCGCCTCTTCACCAATATTCCCAGTATGGTGATGTAA
- the fliP gene encoding flagellar type III secretion system pore protein FliP (The bacterial flagellar biogenesis protein FliP forms a type III secretion system (T3SS)-type pore required for flagellar assembly.), giving the protein MHFAWPYGRRRWLILATIACCLFVLPAHAQQLPGLVSQPLDNGGQQWSLSLQTLLFLSSLAFLPAMLLMMTSFTRIIIVLSLLRTAMGTQATPPNQVLLGIALFLTFFIMSPVLNQVYDTAWMPLTNETINFEEFLLRAQQPFREFMLAQTREPDLALFVRLADVGPMQGPEELPMRVLLPAYVTSELKTAFQIGFTIFIPFLIIDLVVASTLMALGMMMVPPITISLPFKLMLFVLVDGWQLIIGSLAESFYMI; this is encoded by the coding sequence ATGCACTTCGCTTGGCCTTATGGGCGGCGTCGGTGGCTAATACTTGCCACGATCGCCTGCTGCTTATTTGTTCTACCTGCTCATGCGCAGCAGCTTCCTGGGCTGGTTTCTCAGCCTTTGGATAATGGTGGTCAGCAGTGGTCGCTATCGTTACAGACGCTGCTATTTTTAAGCTCTCTGGCTTTTCTGCCAGCCATGCTACTCATGATGACCAGTTTTACGCGCATCATTATTGTACTTAGCTTGCTCAGAACAGCCATGGGTACCCAGGCAACCCCACCGAACCAGGTTTTATTAGGTATCGCGCTTTTCTTGACGTTTTTTATTATGTCGCCTGTCTTAAACCAAGTGTACGACACCGCTTGGATGCCGCTCACTAATGAAACGATCAATTTTGAAGAGTTCTTATTGCGGGCTCAGCAACCGTTTCGTGAATTCATGCTTGCCCAAACCCGCGAGCCTGATTTAGCACTATTTGTTCGCCTAGCGGATGTAGGCCCAATGCAAGGCCCCGAAGAGCTGCCTATGCGGGTCTTACTGCCTGCCTATGTCACCAGTGAGCTTAAAACTGCGTTTCAGATTGGCTTTACTATTTTTATTCCTTTTCTGATTATCGACTTAGTGGTTGCAAGTACATTGATGGCGCTCGGCATGATGATGGTGCCACCGATCACGATTTCACTGCCCTTTAAGCTCATGCTGTTTGTATTGGTCGATGGCTGGCAGTTGATTATTGGCTCGCTAGCAGAAAGCTTTTACATGATTTGA
- the fliO gene encoding flagellar biosynthetic protein FliO: MSVASSSSSSSSLDAISGSGDALIGMAALGKTAAALALVIAIILLCTAVLKRWQTARHHHGAHLKIVGNTAVGNRERIVVVEIEDTWLVVGVSNGRITKLHERPAPADRATSSPAEVPSRFSQRLAQALATSRGKRDAEPPTASDSNHTP, from the coding sequence ATGAGCGTCGCTTCCTCCTCTTCATCAAGCTCCTCACTTGATGCCATAAGCGGCAGCGGTGATGCCTTAATAGGCATGGCAGCACTCGGCAAAACAGCAGCGGCACTCGCTCTGGTCATTGCCATTATTCTGCTCTGCACAGCGGTACTCAAACGCTGGCAAACCGCCCGTCATCATCATGGTGCCCACTTAAAAATTGTGGGCAACACCGCGGTAGGCAATCGCGAGCGTATTGTCGTGGTTGAGATAGAGGATACTTGGCTGGTCGTCGGCGTTAGCAATGGGCGGATAACCAAACTGCATGAACGCCCTGCGCCAGCGGATCGCGCTACTTCGTCGCCCGCCGAGGTGCCTTCGCGGTTTTCTCAGCGTTTAGCCCAGGCACTCGCCACCAGCCGGGGCAAACGCGATGCCGAGCCCCCTACCGCCTCCGATTCAAACCACACACCATGA
- the fliN gene encoding flagellar motor switch protein FliN: protein MTDPNKPDQKVSDDDWADAMSEQEEPSSSADAAGEEDPWAAAMAEQEAAEEADASSSESEPEAPVAKPASDEVFRPLSAESGHAESRDLEMIMDIPVKLTVELGRTKLTIKQLLELAQGSVIELEGLAGEPMDILINGYLIAQGEVVVVDDKYGIRITEIITPSERIHKLNR from the coding sequence ATGACTGATCCAAACAAACCCGATCAAAAGGTCTCTGATGATGATTGGGCGGACGCCATGTCTGAGCAAGAAGAACCCAGTTCAAGTGCCGATGCCGCAGGTGAGGAAGACCCATGGGCAGCGGCCATGGCCGAGCAAGAAGCCGCTGAGGAAGCAGATGCCTCAAGTAGCGAGTCTGAGCCAGAAGCGCCTGTTGCTAAACCAGCGAGCGATGAAGTATTTCGCCCGCTAAGTGCTGAAAGTGGCCATGCCGAGTCTCGCGATTTGGAAATGATCATGGATATCCCGGTCAAGCTGACGGTGGAGTTAGGCCGTACCAAGCTGACCATCAAGCAACTACTTGAACTTGCCCAGGGGTCGGTGATTGAGTTGGAAGGTCTCGCTGGCGAGCCCATGGATATTTTGATCAATGGCTATTTAATCGCTCAAGGGGAAGTGGTTGTGGTGGATGATAAATACGGCATTCGCATCACAGAGATTATTACCCCCTCTGAGCGCATTCATAAACTCAACCGATGA
- the fliM gene encoding flagellar motor switch protein FliM, with product MSQDDLLSQEEIDALLKGVSGDDEPAAPSSSTQEEVRVRPYDPATQHRVIRERLHALDFINERFARYFRNGLFNLIRRSADITVESVRYQSFSDFSRNVPVPTNLNLVSMKPLRGSALVVFPPNLVFMVVDNLFGGDGRFVTKSDGREFTNTEQRIIQRLLNLAIDAYQEAWKVVYPLEVFFLRSEVQSKFANITNSPNEIVVNTKFNIEVGNLSSNFQICMPYAMIEPLRDLLANPINDSNHDHDGTWSRRMANELRQSEVELVAEFAQIPSRIAHVMGLKKGDVLPMDIPNTITARVDGVPVMECEYGSQQQQRALRVLRMIDHAAMNNLSSKDFIKGSTRQKAKEPKA from the coding sequence ATGTCACAGGACGATCTACTGTCCCAGGAAGAAATTGACGCCTTACTAAAGGGTGTCAGTGGAGATGATGAGCCTGCTGCTCCGTCATCGTCCACACAAGAGGAAGTGCGCGTTCGCCCCTACGATCCCGCGACACAGCATCGAGTGATTCGTGAGCGATTGCACGCGTTAGACTTTATTAATGAGCGTTTTGCACGCTACTTCCGCAATGGTCTATTCAACTTGATACGGCGCAGTGCCGATATCACCGTTGAGTCGGTGCGTTACCAAAGCTTTAGCGACTTTTCGCGCAATGTTCCGGTACCCACTAACTTGAACCTTGTATCAATGAAGCCGCTGCGCGGATCGGCCCTGGTGGTCTTTCCACCTAACCTGGTGTTTATGGTGGTGGATAATCTGTTTGGTGGCGATGGTCGTTTCGTGACGAAATCGGATGGCCGTGAATTCACCAATACCGAGCAGCGTATTATCCAACGCCTGCTCAACTTGGCCATTGATGCCTACCAAGAGGCGTGGAAGGTTGTTTATCCGTTAGAAGTGTTTTTTTTACGCTCCGAAGTGCAATCCAAGTTTGCCAACATCACCAACTCGCCCAACGAGATTGTGGTGAACACCAAGTTCAATATTGAAGTGGGCAACCTGTCGAGCAACTTCCAGATTTGCATGCCCTACGCCATGATTGAACCGCTTAGGGATTTGCTCGCCAACCCGATTAATGACAGCAACCATGACCACGATGGCACATGGTCACGGCGCATGGCGAACGAACTTCGCCAGTCAGAAGTTGAGTTAGTCGCTGAATTTGCCCAAATACCCAGCCGCATTGCCCACGTAATGGGGCTTAAAAAGGGCGATGTATTGCCCATGGATATTCCCAATACGATCACCGCTCGTGTCGACGGTGTCCCGGTGATGGAGTGCGAGTACGGGAGCCAACAGCAGCAACGCGCATTACGCGTGCTACGTATGATCGACCATGCCGCAATGAATAACCTATCGTCCAAGGACTTTATTAAAGGTTCAACGCGACAGAAAGCCAAGGAACCCAAAGCATGA
- the fliL gene encoding flagellar basal body-associated protein FliL, with product MAEASGGSKKLLWIMIVLVLLSSAGAAAAIYLVLDQRGGNAENDEAQQKIEHVAPVFTRIDPFTVNLADDRYGSRLLYTGITLRVGDEQSKAIIEEHMPQVRSRLLILLSGKQANELTSTEGKEALAQAIINRLSVPLTENQPPLDLREVLFTEFIVQ from the coding sequence ATGGCAGAAGCAAGCGGCGGGTCTAAAAAACTGCTTTGGATAATGATTGTATTGGTACTGCTTTCGTCAGCGGGTGCAGCGGCAGCTATTTATTTAGTGCTGGACCAGCGCGGCGGCAATGCTGAAAACGACGAAGCACAGCAAAAAATTGAGCATGTAGCGCCTGTTTTCACACGTATTGATCCATTTACTGTCAATCTGGCAGATGATCGTTATGGCTCCCGTTTGCTTTATACCGGCATTACGCTGCGGGTTGGCGACGAGCAAAGCAAGGCGATTATTGAAGAACACATGCCCCAGGTGCGTAGCCGCTTGCTTATTTTATTATCAGGCAAACAGGCCAATGAATTAACCTCCACCGAGGGGAAAGAAGCGCTGGCCCAAGCAATCATCAACCGCTTGAGCGTCCCGCTTACCGAAAACCAGCCTCCCCTCGACTTACGGGAAGTGCTGTTTACCGAATTCATTGTGCAATAA
- a CDS encoding flagellar hook-length control protein FliK yields the protein MTIELLLTMQGQGANSSSSSSAAPGSPRAAQGMFLQAFTQAASQQARPLTSAQAENAPKVSLSDIVEQLASLDSELDEETLSSIVATVSTQGQATDIFSSGTDSVALAQTLETASAAREQARAPEQASSSPASEGTETIETTTQMTIAEVASRLALIASYSTPSTANPAGSSAQSANPATPSAASLSKATTQTSPNQRAPANTLTTATSFLDRTPLAIPAALSDHALATEPTQLARLQGQVHTQALTANQPATPQTSTAAAANSAVSSAVPPANGQVAILQVTPANAAPRDVQVAQTGERAAAEAPRATTPVTVPQPTLQATAPPAPSTINSGTPQSLGLPPTPNAGSAPVMPPVTANGTATTLKATPTSAAPRDVRVAQTGERAATEAPRTTTPATAPQPTIQTTAPPAPSTINSGTPQGLGLSPTPNAGSAPVMPPVTANGTATTLKDTPASAAPRDWQVALTGKRAVAEAPRTTTPATVPQPTIQATAPPAPSTTNSGTPQGLSLPSTPNAGSASVMPPVTTNGTAAALQGAPTSAVRVAQTGERAAIEAPRTTTPATPATVPQPTLQATALPAPSTTNSGTPQGLGLPPTPNAGSASVMPSVTANGTATTLQGTPTSAGQIAQTGERAAVEAPRTTTPATAPQPTTQATAPPAPSTTNSGTPQGLGLSPVPSAVSASEMPPLTANGTAATLQDAPTSVVPRDGQVAQAGERVVAETSQATTQASTNAAASVMPPLPVTSSATSSATTLPNNTGELAQSAVGSSLTSALAATAQQAVGATNASRPSSVKALPAEAATTPVNAPTLAASLETIPAQPFTSMQPGMHALSPLNTALAPTVNADAMASLFAEAEAASVTSGASKGSEQALPASLTSPNQAMPNSPATATLNTPLTSPAWPSQLGQQLIQFAQRGGEHQVKMQLHPAELGPLSITLKVTEQGTQAHFLSSHAPVRQAIEQAIPQLREALAEQGISLGETSVGEQQTPNEQAFAQQTPGKAAGNRGGELGSDSAPSPTEVDVQGSPDGRVDLYA from the coding sequence ATGACTATTGAGCTATTGCTAACAATGCAGGGCCAGGGAGCTAACTCGTCATCAAGCTCCTCTGCAGCCCCCGGCTCTCCGCGTGCGGCGCAAGGCATGTTCCTTCAGGCGTTTACGCAGGCTGCAAGCCAGCAGGCCCGCCCCCTCACTAGCGCCCAGGCAGAAAACGCCCCCAAAGTTTCACTGAGCGATATCGTTGAACAATTAGCATCACTTGATAGTGAGCTGGATGAGGAAACACTGTCGAGCATAGTGGCCACTGTAAGCACTCAGGGGCAGGCTACCGACATCTTCTCTTCTGGTACTGATAGCGTTGCGCTTGCTCAAACGCTAGAAACGGCATCAGCAGCGCGAGAACAAGCCCGGGCACCAGAACAGGCTTCTTCGTCGCCTGCTAGCGAAGGCACTGAGACGATCGAGACAACCACGCAGATGACTATCGCAGAAGTCGCATCGCGCTTAGCCCTCATCGCGTCATATTCTACGCCGTCAACCGCAAATCCTGCGGGCTCCAGTGCACAGTCTGCTAACCCTGCGACGCCCTCAGCAGCAAGCTTAAGTAAGGCGACGACCCAAACGTCACCCAACCAACGTGCGCCTGCCAACACGTTAACTACCGCCACTTCTTTCCTTGATCGCACGCCCCTCGCGATACCCGCGGCGCTGTCTGATCACGCGTTAGCCACGGAGCCTACTCAACTAGCACGGTTGCAAGGCCAAGTTCACACTCAAGCACTAACCGCCAACCAGCCTGCGACGCCACAAACATCTACTGCAGCGGCTGCCAATAGCGCCGTTTCATCTGCAGTGCCGCCTGCTAACGGCCAAGTCGCTATATTGCAAGTTACTCCCGCTAACGCTGCTCCACGTGATGTTCAGGTAGCCCAAACGGGCGAAAGAGCCGCAGCTGAAGCACCACGGGCAACGACACCAGTAACAGTGCCACAGCCAACACTACAAGCAACTGCACCGCCAGCGCCTTCCACGATAAACAGTGGAACGCCGCAGAGTCTTGGTCTTCCACCGACCCCCAATGCTGGCTCAGCACCCGTGATGCCGCCGGTAACTGCTAATGGCACCGCTACTACGTTGAAAGCCACCCCCACTAGCGCTGCTCCTCGTGATGTTCGGGTAGCCCAAACGGGCGAAAGAGCCGCAACTGAAGCACCACGGACAACGACACCAGCAACAGCGCCTCAGCCAACAATACAAACAACTGCACCGCCAGCGCCTTCCACGATAAACAGTGGAACGCCGCAGGGTCTTGGTCTTTCACCTACGCCCAATGCTGGCTCAGCACCCGTGATGCCACCGGTAACTGCTAATGGCACCGCTACTACGTTGAAAGACACCCCTGCTAGCGCTGCTCCGCGTGATTGGCAGGTAGCATTAACGGGCAAAAGAGCCGTCGCAGAAGCACCACGGACAACGACACCAGCGACAGTGCCGCAGCCAACAATACAAGCAACTGCACCGCCAGCGCCTTCCACGACAAACAGTGGAACGCCACAGGGTCTTAGTCTTCCATCTACGCCCAATGCTGGCTCAGCATCCGTCATGCCGCCGGTAACTACTAATGGCACCGCTGCTGCGCTGCAAGGTGCCCCCACTAGCGCTGTTCGGGTAGCCCAAACGGGCGAAAGAGCCGCAATTGAAGCACCACGGACAACGACACCAGCGACACCAGCGACAGTGCCGCAGCCAACACTACAAGCAACTGCACTGCCAGCGCCTTCCACGACAAACAGTGGAACACCGCAGGGTCTTGGGCTTCCACCTACGCCCAATGCTGGCTCAGCATCCGTGATGCCGTCGGTAACTGCTAATGGCACCGCCACTACGTTGCAAGGCACCCCCACTAGCGCTGGGCAAATAGCCCAAACGGGCGAAAGAGCCGCAGTTGAAGCACCACGGACAACGACACCAGCAACAGCGCCTCAGCCAACAACACAAGCAACTGCACCGCCAGCGCCTTCCACGACAAACAGTGGAACGCCGCAGGGTCTTGGTCTTTCACCGGTACCCAGCGCTGTCTCAGCATCCGAGATGCCGCCGTTAACTGCTAATGGCACCGCCGCTACGCTGCAAGATGCCCCCACTAGCGTTGTTCCGCGAGATGGGCAGGTAGCCCAAGCAGGCGAACGAGTCGTTGCAGAAACATCACAGGCAACAACACAAGCGTCAACCAACGCTGCTGCGTCAGTCATGCCGCCGTTACCTGTCACTAGCTCAGCCACTAGTTCAGCCACAACGCTACCCAATAATACGGGTGAGCTGGCTCAGTCAGCGGTTGGCTCCTCGCTAACCAGTGCCCTGGCAGCCACAGCACAGCAAGCAGTGGGCGCCACCAACGCCTCGCGCCCATCAAGTGTTAAGGCGTTGCCAGCAGAAGCAGCGACCACGCCTGTTAACGCCCCGACACTTGCGGCATCGCTGGAAACCATTCCTGCCCAACCGTTTACGAGTATGCAGCCAGGCATGCATGCGCTGTCTCCGCTCAATACTGCACTAGCGCCGACGGTGAATGCTGACGCGATGGCCAGCTTATTCGCTGAGGCAGAGGCGGCGAGTGTCACCAGTGGCGCGAGCAAAGGCAGTGAACAGGCGTTACCTGCATCTCTGACATCACCAAACCAAGCCATGCCTAACAGCCCAGCGACAGCGACCTTAAACACGCCGCTTACCAGCCCCGCTTGGCCTTCCCAGTTAGGGCAGCAGTTAATTCAGTTTGCTCAGCGTGGCGGTGAGCATCAAGTTAAAATGCAGCTTCACCCTGCTGAGCTAGGGCCATTATCGATCACGCTTAAGGTGACCGAACAGGGCACACAAGCACACTTTTTATCGTCACACGCCCCTGTTCGTCAGGCCATTGAGCAAGCCATTCCTCAACTACGTGAAGCACTTGCTGAACAGGGCATTTCATTAGGCGAAACCTCCGTGGGCGAACAGCAGACCCCGAATGAGCAGGCTTTTGCCCAGCAAACGCCAGGAAAAGCAGCTGGCAATCGAGGCGGTGAGTTAGGTAGCGATAGTGCCCCTTCACCTACCGAGGTGGATGTCCAAGGCAGTCCAGATGGCCGTGTAGATCTCTATGCTTAA